From Salvelinus sp. IW2-2015 linkage group LG2, ASM291031v2, whole genome shotgun sequence, one genomic window encodes:
- the LOC111978647 gene encoding LOW QUALITY PROTEIN: serine/threonine-protein kinase LATS2-like (The sequence of the model RefSeq protein was modified relative to this genomic sequence to represent the inferred CDS: inserted 6 bases in 5 codons; deleted 4 bases in 3 codons), whose protein sequence is MRPKTFPAAPYMGNTRQRLQEIKEGLKQPAKLMSQALHGGSSRGEGGRGAESKSKDPGSRQQQHRPPQKFNNYQNALREIRKSLRPFEYKSGPSSGSTHPAGDVNRQMLQELVNAGCDQEMAVRALKQTGSRNIEAALEYISKMGYLDPRNELIVRIIKQTSPGKGGMANSMDHRPPLEGTSEGAMPPYHQMGAPMYEGAGYGPEGPYMGAPPVMNYMIPPSGTAQGPAMVNPMGRPPSIGAYPPSMAAQNNPGNPMYPPGAPQKAYPGSMEQAMIGYSVPGQPLQPQAPGGPIPVPHYDYSHGRPHMMEPSGYGIKRSASFQNKMPPLAPDNYVNMQVKGAMGQNGGGYPPNLYLPPHSHPRQSSPTSHQVHMMSRSPGGAAAAMGPDFSDLPQGLLTPSRASLNLDLYEQHQHHWAGAQGPEGGPPARQPQPQGPFRGEVRVPSRTNSFNNRSAPPNNVRPTLVPPAPGKQDPSLGPPNTITAVTSPPIQQPVKSIRVMRPEPKTAVGPCHPGWLAAQEASEPLAYMPEEAYALEPAQEPRCPPPPYPKTLLISGASSEAGPLEASDLNTPARPHGGSGGGGGKAEESQVKEKTKSGKGEKAVKDKKQIQTSPVPVRKNGRDQEKRESRIKSYSPFAFKFYMEQHVENVMKTHQEKLNRRLQLEQEMSKAGLSEAEQEQMRKMLNQKESNYNRLRRAKMDKAMFVKIKTLGIGAFGEVCLTRKVDTGALYAMKTLRKKDVLNRNQVAHVKAERDILAEADNEWVVRLYYSFQDRDSLYFVMDYIPGGDMMSLLIRMGVFPEPLACFYVAELTLAIESVHKMGFIHRDIKPDTFLIDLDGHIKLTDXGLCTGFRWTHNSSTIRKGEQGKDKGQADSMEPSDFWDDVSNCRCGDRLQTLEQRATRQHQRCLAHSLVGTPNYIAPEVLLRKGYTQLCDWWSVGVILFEMLXGHPPFLAPTPTETQIKVINWESTLQVPPQVKLSPEAVDIIGRLCCSPEERLGSNGAGEIKTHPFFDQMDFSSNLRTRPPPTSPRXSPPMDTSNFDPVEEEGGPGAWSDSGDSTRAWETLCTPHGKHPEHAFYEFTFRXFFDDNGCPFRYPKPPEISHSQGPPSSSGASSMGPEEEEXEEEEEEEQGEPVYV, encoded by the exons ATGAGGCCCAAGACGTTTCCCGCTGCTCCGTACATGGGCAACACGCGCCAGCGCCTCCAGGAGATCAAGGAGGGGCTGAAGCAGCCGGCCAAGCTGATGAGCCAGGCCCTCCACGGGGGCAGCTCCCGGGGCGAGGGGGGCCGCGGGGCCGAAAGCAAGAGCAAAGACCCCGGCAGTCGCCAGCAGCAGCACCGGCCCCCTCAGAAGTTCAACAATTACCAGAATGCTCTGAGGGAGATCCGCAAGTCCCTCAGGCCGTTTGAATACAAGTCTGGACCCTCTTCTGGCTCTACCCACCCCGCTGGAGACGTCAACCGACAGATGCTGCAGGAGCTGGTCAATGCTGGCTGTGACCAG GAAATGGCGGTGCGGGCTCTGAAGCAGACGGGCAGCAGAAACATTGAGGCTGCTCTGGAGTACATCAGTAAGATGGGATACCTGGACCCACGCAATGAACTCATCGTCCGGATTATCAAGCAGACCTCGCCAG GCAAAGGGGGCATGGCAAACTCAATGGACCACAGACCACCATTGGAGGGAACAAGTGAGGGTGCCATGCCTCCCTACCACCAGATGGGGGCACCGATGTATGAGGGTGCTGGCTATGGGCCAGAGGGGCCCTACATGGGTGCCCCTCCTGTCATGAACTACATGATCCCCCCCTCGGGCACAGCACAGGGCCCTGCCATGGTTAACCCCATGGGACGCCCGCCCAGTATTGGAGCCTACCCTCCATCCATGGCCGCCCAGAACAATCCAGGGAACCCCATGTACCCCCCAGGTGCCCCGCAAAAGGCCTACCCAGGCAGCATGGAGCAGGCCATGATTGGCTACAGCGTCCCTGGCCAGCCCCTGCAGCCCCAGGCACCAGGAGGCCCCATCCCCGTACCCCACTACGACTACAGCCACGGCCGGCCTCACATGATGGAGCCCTCGGGCTACGGCATCAAGAGGAGCGCATCCTTCCAGAACAAGATGCCACCGCTGGCGCCCGACAACTACGTCAACATGCAGGTTAAAGGGGCCATGGGCCAGAACGGGGGAGGGTACCCCCCTAACCTGTACCTACCGCCCCACTCACACCCCCGGCAGTCCAGCCCCACCTCACACCAGGTCCACATGATGTCCCGCTCGCCCGGTGGAGCTGCCGCTGCCATGGGGCCAGACTTCTCTGACCTCCCCCAGGGCCTGCTCACGCCCTCCAGAGCCAGTCTCAACCTGGACCTGTACGAGCAGCACCAACACCACTGGGCCGGGGCCCAGGGGCCTGAGGGGGGCCCTCCAGCCAGGCAGCCCCAGCCTCAGGGGCCATTCCGGGGAGAGGTGCGGGTCCCCAGCAGGACCAACTCCTTTAACAACCGCTCAGCGCCCCCCAACAACGTCCGGCCCACTTTGGTACCTCCAGCTCCCGGCAAGCAGGACCCATCCCTGGGTCCACCCAACACCATCACGGCGGTGACGTCGCCCCCCATCCAGCAGCCGGTGAAGAGCATCCGGGTGATGAGGCCCGAGCCGAAGACAGCTGTGGGGCCGTGTCACCCTGGCTGGTTGGCTGCTCAGGAAGCATCTGAGCCCCTCGCCTACATGCCTGAAGAGGCCTACGCTCTGGAGCCTGCTCAGGAGCCCCGCTGTCCACCACCCCCCTACCCCAAAACCCTGCTCATATCTGGTGCTTCTTCAGAGGCAGGGCCCCTGGAGGCCTCAGACCTCAACACCCCTGCTAGGCCACACGGtggcagtggaggaggagggggaaaggcAGAAGAGAGCCAGGTGAAAGAGAAGACCAAGTCTGGAAAAGGAGAGAAGGCAGTGAAGGACAAGAAGCAGATCCAGACATCGCCGGTGCCGGTGAGGAAGAACGGGCGTGATCAGGAGAAGAGGGAATCGCGCATTAAAAGCTACTCACCCTTCGCCTTCAAGTTCTACATGGAGCAGCATGTGGAGAATGTGATGAAGACCCACCAGGAAAAACTGAACCGCAGGCTACAGCTGGAGCAGGAGATGTCCAag GCTGGCCTATCAGAGGCCGAGCAGGAGCAGATGAGGAAGATGCTGAACCAGAAGGAGTCCAACTACAACCGTCTGCGCCGTGCCAAAATGGACAAGGCCATGTTTGTCAAGATCAAGACACTGGGCATCGGGGCCTTCGGCGAGGTGTGCCTGACCCGCAAGGTGGACACGGGAGCCCTGTACGCCATGAAGACGCTGCGCAAGAAGGACGTGCTCAATCGCAACCAGGTGGCCCATGTCAAG GCTGAGCGTGACATCCTGGCGGAGGCAGACAACGAGTGGGTGGTGCGTCTgtactactcattccaggatcgTGACAGCCTCTACTTCGTCATGGACTACATCCCCGGGGGAGACATGATGAGCCTGCTGATCCGCATGGGCGTCTTCCCCGAGCCGCTGGCATGCTTCTACGTGGCTGAGCTGACCCTGGCCATCGAGAGTGTCCACAAGATGGGCTTCATCCACCGCGACATCAAGCCTGAC ACATTCCTCATCGACCTGGACGGACACATCAAGTTGACTG TTGGCCTCTGCACTGGCTTCCGCTGGACACACAACTCAAGTACTATCAGAAAAGGTGAGCAGGGGAAAGACAAAGGACAA GCAGACAGCATGGAGCCCAGTGACTTCTGGGATGACGTGTCCAACTGTCGTTGTGGC GACCGGCTGCAGACCCTGGAGCAGCGGGCAACACGGCAACACCAGCGTTGCCTGGCACACTCCCTGGTGGGCACGCCCAACTACATCGCCCCTGAGGTGCTGCTGCGCAAAG GGTACACCCAGCTGTGTGACTGG TGGAGTGTGGGAGTGATCCTCTTTGAGATGC GTGGACACCCACCCTTCCTGGCCCCGACACCCACCGAGACACAGATAAAG GTGATAAACTGGGAGAGCACGCTGCAGGTGCCCCCGCAGGTTAAGCTCAGCCCAGAGGCTGTCGACATCATCGGCCGTCTCTGCTGCTCCCCTGAGGAGCGTCTTGGGAGCAACGGCGCCGGCGAGATCAAGACTCACCCCTTCTTCGACCAGATGGACTTCTCCAGCAACCTGCGCACCCGCCCGCCCCCTACCAGCCCAAG TAGCCCACCCATGGACACATCCAACTTCGacccagtggaggaggaggggggtcccGGGGCATGGAGTGACAGCGGGGACAGCACACGGGCCTGGGAGACCCTCTGCACACCACACGGGAAACACCCGGAGCACGCCTTCTACGAGTTCACCTTTC AGTTTTTTGACGACAACGGCTGCCCCTTCCGCTACCCCAAGCCCCCTGAGATCAGCCACAGCCAGGGGCCTCCCAGCAGTAGCGGAGCCAGCAGCATGGGccctgaggaggaag atgaggaagaggaggaggaagagcaggggGAGCCTGTGTATGTGTAG